From Xenopus laevis strain J_2021 chromosome 7L, Xenopus_laevis_v10.1, whole genome shotgun sequence, one genomic window encodes:
- the LOC108696729 gene encoding ras-related protein R-Ras2 isoform X2, with product MREQYMRTGEGFLLIFAINDRGSFNEMSKFHTQILRVKDRDEFPMILVGNKADLDLQRQVTKEEALSFARENHIPYMEASAKIRLNVDESFHELVRAIRKFQELECPPTPAVNPKKKESKSCPCVIL from the exons ATGAGGGAACAGTACATGCGGACAGGAGAGGGTTTCCTCTTGATCTTTGCAATCAATGACAGAGGAAG CTTTAATGAAATGAGCAAGTTCCACACGCAGATTCTCCGTGTCAAGGACAGAGACGAGTTTCCCATGATTCTGGTCGGCAATAAAGCAGATCTGGATCTGCAGAGGCAG GTGACCAAAGAGGAAGCGCTCAGCTTTGCACGGGAAAATCACATTCCCTATATGGAGGCCTCTGCTAAAATCCGGCTAAATGTGGATGAGTCTTTCCATGAACTTGTCAGGGCAATCAG GAAATTTCAAGAGCTGGAGTGCCCTCCCACCCCGGCAGTCAACCCGAAGAAAAAGGAATCCAAAAGCTGCCCTTGTGTCATCCTGTAA